A window of Chlorobiota bacterium contains these coding sequences:
- a CDS encoding molybdopterin-dependent oxidoreductase, producing MSTAHLELLVVHAWNHTQIAKLADVILPTSTYAEKEGTLSTPPDWYSTSPQPW from the coding sequence TTGAGCACGGCGCATTTGGAACTGCTGGTGGTTCACGCATGGAACCACACCCAAATCGCGAAGCTGGCCGATGTTATTCTGCCAACGTCCACCTACGCCGAAAAGGAAGGCACTTTATCAACGCCACCGGATTGGTACAGCACTTCACCCCAGCCGTGGTGA